The proteins below come from a single Corylus avellana chromosome ca3, CavTom2PMs-1.0 genomic window:
- the LOC132175891 gene encoding AT-hook motif nuclear-localized protein 23, whose translation MAGLDLGPASRYVHLHRPDFNLQLQQQQQQQQQDSEDGGGQYSGEDGPHHGLDLVNAGNSAGQGDIAGRRPRGRPPGSKNKPKPPVIITRESANTLRAHILEVGNGCDVFDCVATYARRRQRGICILSGSGTVTNVSLRQPAAAGAIVTLHGRFEILSLSGSFLPPPAPPGATSLTIFLAGGQGQVVGGSVVGELIAAGPVIVIAASFTNVAYERLPLEEEEQLQIQPPASQGSGGGSGGGGGGGGGGGGGVGNNPFSDPSAGFPFLNLPLNMSPNVQLPVDGWAGNSAPRGPF comes from the coding sequence ATGGCTGGTTTGGATTTAGGCCCTGCTTCTCGTTACGTTCACCTCCACAGGCCGGACTTCAACCTCCAATTacaacaacagcagcagcagcagcagcaagaTTCGGAGGACGGTGGCGGCCAGTACTCCGGCGAGGATGGTCCCCACCACGGGCTAGACCTCGTGAACGCCGGCAACTCAGCTGGCCAAGGTGACATCGCGGGCCGGCGCCCCCGAGGACGGCCACCTGGCTCTAAGAACAAGCCGAAGCCGCCGGTGATAATAACCAGAGAGAGCGCAAACACGCTGAGAGCGCATATTCTGGAGGTGGGGAATGGGTGCGATGTGTTCGACTGTGTTGCCACGTATGCTCGCCGTCGGCAACGCGGGATCTGTATTCTCAGTGGCAGTGGCACTGTCACCAATGTCAGCCTCAGGCAGCCGGCTGCGGCGGGGGCTATAGTGACGCTCCATGGGAGGTTCGAGATACTATCGCTGTCGGGATCTTTCCTGCCGCCGCCGGCTCCGCCTGGGGCGACAAGCTTGACCATATTCTTGGCTGGCGGGCAGGGGCAGGTGGTGGGGGGGAGTGTGGTGGGGGAGTTGATCGCCGCGGGGCCAGTCATCGTCATCGCGGCGTCGTTTACTAACGTTGCGTACGAGAGGTTGCCGCTGGAGGAGGAAGAGCAGCTTCAGATACAGCCCCCCGCCTCGCAGGGTTCGGGTGGTGGAAGTGGCGGTGGCGGAGGCGGCGGTGGCGGTGGAGGAGGAGGTGTTGGGAACAACCCGTTTTCAGACCCGTCTGCGGGTTTTCCTTTCTTGAATTTGCCGCTCAATATGTCGCCGAATGTTCAGTTGCCGGTTGATGGGTGGGCAGGGAATTCGGCGCCACGTGGCCCGTTTTGA